The nucleotide window AGGCAACGGTAATTTAGAAAAAGTGGTTCAGGAAATAAACCAGATTGTTTATTTCCCTTTTTTGAAAATTCAGGGTATTGACCTTTCGTTTTTCGGGGCTAATTTAGGGATTAAACCATCAAGTTGGCAAACGGACGGGATTTGGCTGTTAGCTATTCCCTTAATCACCGCCCTTTTACAATGGTATCAAACCAAATTAATGACGCCCCCTTCCCCTACCGCGCTCCGCCATAGCGAGGCTTCGCAACGGCGAGAGGCTTCGGAGGGCAAGCCCTCTTCGGACAAAGACGATGCGGCCAAGATTATGCAGGGACAGATGAGTTTCCTCTTTCCCTTAATGATCGGCTGGTTTGCCTTTTCTTTTCCGGTTGGTTTATCTTTATATTGGAACACTTTTAGTATTCTTGGTATAATCCAGCAACTGCAAATTAATAAAGGGAAATAAAAAGATGACGGAAGAAAACTTAAAAATTATTAAAACCGAAGCCCAGAAGCTCCTCGAATACCTGATGGTTGAAGCGACAATTGAAGTTTCAGAAAAAGAAGATGTTTATGAGGTGCAAATTGAAACGGAAGACACGGGAATCTTAATCGGTTATCACGGCGAAACCCTAACAAGCCTGCAGTTAATTTTATCCTTAATTCTTTACAAAAGACTGGGCAGTTGGTTGCGGTTGATCGTTAACGTTGGCGACTGGCGGCAAAAAAGAGAAGAGGTTTTAAAACAGATGGCCCTAAGTGCGGCCGAAAGAGTGATAGCGACGGACGAAGCGATGGTTTTACCCAATCTTTCTTCTTTTGAACGCAGAATTGTTCATCTTATTTTGGCCGATCATCCCAAAGTGACCAGTTCTTCT belongs to Patescibacteria group bacterium and includes:
- a CDS encoding KH domain-containing protein gives rise to the protein MTEENLKIIKTEAQKLLEYLMVEATIEVSEKEDVYEVQIETEDTGILIGYHGETLTSLQLILSLILYKRLGSWLRLIVNVGDWRQKREEVLKQMALSAAERVIATDEAMVLPNLSSFERRIVHLILADHPKVTSSSEGEGVERKLIIKPKE
- a CDS encoding YidC/Oxa1 family membrane protein insertase, coding for MIEANIFNQLLIWPILNFLMAFYKVFELIKLPGAFGLAVIAMTIFIRLLLYPLMGSQLKSAKKMQDLKPRLDELAKKYGKDKGRLQQEQLKLYKEAGVNPAAGCLPLLLQMPVFIALYNVFWQILGNGNLEKVVQEINQIVYFPFLKIQGIDLSFFGANLGIKPSSWQTDGIWLLAIPLITALLQWYQTKLMTPPSPTALRHSEASQRREASEGKPSSDKDDAAKIMQGQMSFLFPLMIGWFAFSFPVGLSLYWNTFSILGIIQQLQINKGK